From Corynebacterium sp. BD556, the proteins below share one genomic window:
- a CDS encoding alpha/beta fold hydrolase, whose amino-acid sequence MKPEADHTRSLRPRRPRNFLESLSPQPVAGLTFDRKGTTLNDGIRVQWYERGPENPVLTVVYVHGFNISSDEFYMQVDDIASLPVRQLLVDLRGHGGTGEVEPHLCTIDGAADDVYAVLRDRGVTEPLIVVGHSLGGPVSLSLMRRYRSTLNLAGTVQISSAVEPFAEMGMPQMLAGKAGTVLKKTYRAAPTVAEALLNLGTAVIAPVLAAGFYFRPVGYAVVKFHAAMMQLTPLETYAGYFDDLVNHSELDAADVLSTIPGYILVGDRDTITPVTQSERLSEIWPRGYLNILPESGHMPPLDAPAAVSAAIFRLIRDVWPTTKTSQAHP is encoded by the coding sequence ATGAAGCCCGAAGCGGACCACACCCGCAGCTTAAGGCCGCGCCGGCCACGCAACTTCCTCGAATCCCTCAGCCCGCAACCAGTGGCCGGGCTCACCTTCGACCGCAAAGGCACCACGCTCAACGACGGCATCCGTGTCCAGTGGTACGAACGAGGCCCCGAAAACCCCGTCTTGACCGTCGTCTACGTCCACGGCTTTAACATCTCATCCGACGAGTTCTACATGCAGGTCGACGACATTGCCTCCCTGCCCGTCCGCCAACTCCTCGTCGACCTGCGTGGACATGGCGGCACCGGTGAAGTCGAACCGCACCTGTGCACCATCGACGGCGCCGCCGACGACGTCTACGCAGTGCTGCGCGACCGCGGCGTCACCGAACCGCTAATCGTCGTCGGCCACTCACTCGGCGGGCCCGTCTCCCTGTCCCTGATGCGCCGCTACCGCTCCACACTCAACCTCGCCGGCACCGTACAAATCTCATCTGCTGTCGAGCCCTTCGCCGAGATGGGCATGCCACAAATGCTCGCCGGAAAAGCGGGCACCGTTTTGAAAAAGACCTACCGAGCGGCACCTACAGTTGCCGAAGCGCTGCTCAACCTTGGCACTGCCGTCATCGCACCCGTTCTAGCCGCCGGTTTCTACTTCCGGCCCGTGGGCTACGCCGTGGTGAAATTCCACGCCGCGATGATGCAGTTGACACCCCTGGAAACCTACGCCGGGTACTTCGACGACCTAGTCAACCACTCCGAACTTGACGCAGCCGACGTCCTTTCCACCATCCCCGGCTACATCCTCGTCGGCGACCGAGACACCATCACACCAGTGACCCAGAGCGAACGCCTCAGCGAAATCTGGCCACGCGGCTACCTCAACATCCTCCCCGAAAGCGGGCACATGCCACCTCTCGACGCCCCCGCAGCCGTCAGCGCCGCCATCTTTCGGCTCATTCGCGACGTGTGGCCGACCACGAAGACTAGCCAAGCCCACCCCTAG
- a CDS encoding acyl carrier protein — translation MELSERLGQQLDLSGFLLEHEEEDGPDRSVMGRLVALLSELTGSAPESITAERTLDDVGVSSLDRIELAVRAEDEFGVRAEAVVPVDDPGALSVGEIAERLTEMDDS, via the coding sequence ATGGAGCTTTCGGAACGGCTGGGCCAGCAGCTTGACTTGTCGGGTTTTCTCCTTGAGCATGAGGAGGAGGATGGCCCCGACCGCAGCGTCATGGGGCGTCTGGTCGCTTTGCTTTCTGAGCTCACCGGCTCTGCCCCCGAGTCGATCACCGCTGAGCGCACGCTTGACGACGTCGGCGTGTCCTCCCTCGACCGCATCGAGCTCGCTGTGCGCGCCGAAGATGAATTTGGGGTTCGCGCTGAGGCTGTTGTGCCCGTCGATGACCCGGGTGCGCTGAGCGTGGGGGAAATCGCCGAGCGACTCACCGAGATGGACGACAGTTAG
- a CDS encoding NAD-dependent succinate-semialdehyde dehydrogenase, whose translation MSKQYRVQNPKTNTVVETFDFITDDELETALAQAHDTFQTWRRTSYEDRAAVLRKVAALFDAKRDELAAIIAEEMGKPLNQGNGELDMVVDIFTYYADHGAVFGADEPLEHSGGTAVLRREPLGVLVGVMPWNFPYYQVARFAAPNLMAGNTILLKHAEICPRSSQAIHDIFLQAGAPAGLYTNIYATHDQVAALIADKRVQGVSLTGSERAGRAVAKTAGENLKKALLELGGTDAYIVLDTDDVAKAAKTAWRKRIANTGQACTSNKRIIVMEDIYEEFLAEMIRLASEFTQGDPMNPGRGEYYPLSSRDAAELLHKQVTTAVEAGATLHVGGELTGDGAYFSPAVITDIPVGSESFYDEFFGPVAQIYKVFSDEEAIALANDSNYGLGGAVFSSDIERARKVANRIETGMIHINIPQAGGAELPFGGVKNSGFGRELGPLGMDEFVNKQLYYIAD comes from the coding sequence ATGTCTAAGCAGTATCGAGTACAAAACCCGAAAACGAACACCGTTGTCGAAACCTTCGACTTCATCACCGACGATGAACTCGAAACCGCGCTTGCCCAGGCGCACGATACTTTCCAAACGTGGCGCAGAACCAGCTACGAGGACCGCGCCGCAGTGCTGCGCAAGGTCGCTGCGCTTTTCGACGCCAAACGCGACGAACTCGCCGCCATCATCGCCGAAGAAATGGGCAAACCACTCAACCAGGGCAACGGCGAACTCGACATGGTCGTAGACATCTTCACCTACTACGCCGACCACGGCGCCGTCTTCGGCGCTGACGAGCCACTAGAGCACAGCGGCGGCACCGCCGTTTTGCGCCGCGAGCCGCTTGGCGTGCTCGTGGGTGTGATGCCGTGGAACTTCCCCTACTACCAGGTCGCCCGCTTCGCCGCGCCGAACCTGATGGCCGGCAACACGATCCTGCTCAAGCACGCAGAGATCTGCCCGCGCTCCTCCCAGGCCATCCACGACATTTTCCTTCAAGCCGGTGCGCCAGCCGGTTTGTACACCAACATCTACGCCACCCACGACCAGGTCGCCGCACTCATCGCCGACAAGCGTGTCCAGGGTGTGTCACTGACCGGTTCAGAGCGCGCCGGGCGTGCCGTGGCCAAAACCGCCGGCGAGAACCTGAAGAAGGCGCTTCTCGAACTCGGCGGCACCGACGCCTACATCGTCCTCGACACCGATGACGTGGCCAAGGCCGCCAAGACCGCCTGGCGAAAGCGCATCGCCAACACCGGCCAAGCCTGCACCTCCAACAAACGCATTATCGTCATGGAGGACATCTACGAGGAGTTTTTGGCCGAAATGATCCGCCTCGCCTCCGAATTTACCCAGGGCGACCCCATGAACCCGGGCCGCGGCGAGTACTACCCGCTATCGTCTCGCGACGCCGCCGAGCTTTTGCACAAGCAGGTCACAACCGCCGTCGAAGCCGGCGCCACCTTGCATGTCGGCGGTGAGCTCACCGGCGACGGAGCCTACTTCAGCCCAGCCGTCATCACTGACATCCCGGTCGGCTCCGAGTCCTTCTACGATGAATTCTTCGGCCCCGTCGCGCAGATCTACAAAGTTTTCTCCGACGAAGAAGCGATCGCACTAGCCAACGACTCCAACTACGGACTCGGCGGGGCGGTGTTTTCCTCCGACATCGAACGCGCCCGCAAGGTGGCCAACAGAATCGAAACCGGCATGATCCACATCAATATCCCGCAGGCCGGCGGTGCCGAGCTGCCCTTCGGTGGTGTGAAGAACTCCGGCTTCGGCCGCGAACTCGGGCCTTTAGGCATGGATGAGTTTGTCAACAAGCAGCTCTACTACATCGCTGACTAA
- a CDS encoding ABC transporter ATP-binding protein — MTDLLTASGLHVGYGDDPVVRGVDVTIAQGEITVFVGPNGSGKSTLLKALGRHLPPLQGQVSLGGRNIFTLRPREFARSVAFLPQEPTTPEGVTVREVIAYGRYPYTGPFAALRPRDHQAIVKAAETTGVSGLLDVPATDISGGQRQRVWVAMAVAQETPILLLDEPTTYLDPAHQLGILDQVVALKRTGRTIVMVLHDMTHAARFADNVVALDRGRVVAAGPAPEVLTVELVHEVFGVECLSVTDPDTGRVLPVPYR, encoded by the coding sequence ATGACGGATTTACTTACAGCTTCCGGGTTGCACGTGGGCTACGGTGATGATCCGGTGGTGCGCGGCGTCGATGTCACGATTGCGCAAGGCGAAATCACCGTGTTTGTTGGGCCGAACGGTTCGGGCAAGTCGACGTTGCTAAAGGCGTTGGGGCGTCATTTGCCGCCCTTGCAGGGGCAGGTGAGTTTGGGTGGGCGTAACATTTTTACGCTTCGTCCGCGCGAGTTCGCCCGCTCGGTGGCTTTTTTGCCGCAGGAGCCGACGACCCCGGAGGGGGTGACGGTGCGCGAGGTTATTGCTTATGGTCGCTACCCCTACACGGGCCCCTTTGCTGCGTTGCGTCCGCGGGATCATCAAGCCATTGTCAAAGCTGCTGAGACGACGGGGGTAAGCGGGCTTCTTGACGTTCCCGCGACCGACATCTCCGGTGGTCAGCGCCAGCGTGTGTGGGTGGCGATGGCGGTGGCGCAAGAGACCCCAATTCTGCTTCTCGACGAGCCCACAACCTACCTTGATCCCGCCCACCAGCTTGGTATTTTGGATCAGGTTGTTGCCTTGAAGCGTACGGGCCGCACGATTGTGATGGTGCTGCACGATATGACTCATGCTGCCCGTTTTGCCGATAACGTTGTGGCACTTGACCGTGGTCGGGTTGTTGCGGCGGGCCCGGCGCCTGAGGTGCTGACTGTGGAGTTGGTTCATGAGGTTTTCGGGGTGGAGTGTTTGAGTGTGACGGACCCGGACACTGGGCGTGTTTTGCCCGTGCCCTACCGCTAA
- a CDS encoding FecCD family ABC transporter permease, giving the protein MRFFTVVATLIALLIGSVLLGLAIGAVMMPLDEVVEQFLGGGKLVWRYRMPRVAVGIFAGAAMAVSGALLQVALRNPLAAPDTVGVTAGGGLAAVAALLGFGALPAQALTPIAFVGACCGAGLVLVLAGRAARDPIRLTLTGVAVSVGLGALTQLLLVRAAPEAGAAMTWLKGSLYARTLNDAFVTGPVILAAVVVALVISRHVDMLNLDSDTLQGVGVAETRWRTIAVLCAIACGAAAVAAAGVLGFAGLIVPHAARLLVGTAMRRVIPVSALGGAVLVTLCDAVGRWMFAPTEIPVGALIAVVGAPYFVSLVVRLSARNGRKA; this is encoded by the coding sequence GTGCGCTTTTTTACAGTTGTGGCAACGCTGATCGCTTTGTTGATCGGCAGTGTTTTGCTTGGCCTGGCCATTGGGGCGGTGATGATGCCGCTAGATGAGGTGGTCGAGCAGTTTCTTGGCGGCGGGAAGCTGGTGTGGAGATACCGCATGCCGCGCGTGGCTGTGGGCATTTTCGCGGGTGCGGCGATGGCGGTCAGCGGTGCGTTGCTGCAGGTGGCGCTGCGCAATCCGCTTGCTGCACCCGACACGGTGGGTGTTACCGCTGGTGGGGGGTTGGCCGCTGTGGCTGCTTTGCTGGGCTTTGGTGCGTTGCCTGCGCAGGCTCTTACTCCGATTGCTTTTGTGGGTGCGTGCTGTGGCGCGGGCTTGGTGTTGGTGTTGGCGGGGCGTGCTGCGCGAGATCCGATTCGGTTGACGTTGACGGGTGTGGCGGTTTCTGTGGGTCTTGGCGCGCTGACCCAGTTGTTGCTGGTGCGCGCCGCTCCCGAGGCGGGTGCCGCGATGACGTGGCTGAAAGGTTCGTTATATGCGCGCACGCTTAACGACGCTTTCGTCACCGGCCCCGTCATCCTCGCTGCCGTGGTGGTTGCGTTGGTGATTTCGCGCCACGTGGACATGCTCAACCTTGATTCGGACACTTTACAGGGGGTGGGTGTGGCCGAAACACGCTGGCGCACCATTGCTGTGTTGTGCGCTATTGCGTGCGGGGCGGCGGCGGTGGCTGCGGCTGGTGTGCTGGGTTTTGCCGGTCTGATCGTCCCGCACGCGGCGCGTTTGCTGGTGGGCACTGCGATGCGCCGGGTTATCCCGGTTTCGGCGCTGGGGGGAGCGGTGCTGGTGACGCTGTGTGATGCGGTTGGGCGGTGGATGTTTGCGCCTACTGAAATTCCGGTCGGTGCTTTGATCGCGGTTGTCGGCGCGCCTTATTTTGTCTCCTTGGTGGTGCGTTTGTCTGCCCGAAATGGAAGGAAAGCATGA
- a CDS encoding FecCD family ABC transporter permease: MQLSIPARVLASCLASILLIAVLWVLRLQAVVVPDNAPQLASEVHAVARDRLLSATIIGMSLGAAGVLLRTATRNPLADPEITGVNSGAAFGAVTATALLGTNAGVVLPGALAGACVAAAITVGVGLGMSSGDASGAGAIQRMVLLGIAISALFSALTSIVLVLDEAQLSTVLSWLSGRLGGVRMGDIWPSMVAVAVVVPLAFVAARGFDLLGAGDATAASVGARPRIMRVTAVIFAVLLVAPAVAAAGPIGFLGLMSAVVAERLAGPRHRFLLILAPLIGAAVLLVADAIAQALWAPAETPVGVVTSLAGVPLLLWGINRLGTRQRSRSRLVNRRREVV; this comes from the coding sequence ATGCAACTGAGCATCCCCGCACGTGTGCTCGCGAGTTGCCTCGCGAGCATTTTGCTGATTGCTGTGTTGTGGGTGCTGCGGCTGCAGGCAGTGGTGGTGCCGGACAACGCCCCGCAGTTGGCTAGTGAAGTCCACGCCGTGGCCCGCGACCGCCTCCTTTCAGCCACCATTATTGGGATGAGTTTGGGGGCGGCAGGTGTGCTGCTGCGCACCGCCACGCGCAACCCGCTCGCGGACCCCGAAATCACCGGTGTGAACTCCGGTGCTGCTTTCGGCGCAGTCACCGCCACCGCGCTGCTGGGCACGAACGCGGGTGTGGTCCTGCCGGGCGCGCTGGCCGGCGCCTGCGTCGCCGCCGCCATCACAGTAGGGGTGGGCTTAGGGATGAGCTCTGGTGATGCCTCCGGTGCAGGCGCGATCCAGCGCATGGTGTTATTAGGTATCGCGATCTCCGCGCTGTTTAGTGCCCTGACCTCTATCGTGCTGGTGCTCGACGAGGCGCAGTTATCCACCGTTTTGTCGTGGCTTTCCGGTCGTTTGGGAGGGGTGCGCATGGGCGACATTTGGCCCAGCATGGTCGCTGTCGCGGTGGTGGTGCCGCTTGCGTTCGTCGCCGCGCGCGGCTTCGACCTGCTCGGTGCAGGCGATGCCACTGCCGCTTCGGTGGGGGCGCGCCCGCGCATTATGAGGGTGACTGCGGTAATTTTCGCCGTGCTGCTGGTCGCGCCCGCTGTGGCCGCCGCTGGCCCGATCGGTTTTTTGGGTTTGATGTCGGCCGTGGTGGCTGAGCGTCTTGCCGGGCCGAGACACCGCTTCTTGCTTATCCTTGCGCCCCTGATCGGCGCGGCTGTGCTTTTGGTTGCCGACGCGATCGCCCAGGCCCTGTGGGCCCCAGCGGAAACTCCGGTGGGTGTGGTTACCTCCCTTGCCGGGGTGCCGCTTCTTTTGTGGGGTATTAACCGGCTTGGTACACGCCAGCGAAGCCGCAGCCGCTTGGTGAATAGGCGCAGGGAGGTGGTCTAG
- a CDS encoding ABC transporter substrate-binding protein, with amino-acid sequence MQKHGNLSAKLAAFFVALLGAVMLTACAGADEAEPTSEPRMRSGTETPRVVALDWRYEEILVAIGVEPVGIVEIGQSTEPATLAGQLTGITSVGQAKQPNLEVIQSLEPDLILASPTRHEAIMPQLSEIAETKAYSDATYIDVLDSMDEIAALIGGDAPEKADEVRTRILDKVDQAKNAVQPGTRAALVGWSNDTLYTWIDQSFSGSLLTDAGYDYGYTGERSNIESKTDVAELTGDKLPEMNLDVVFLYNDIEGFKSSPYASVVDNIVEVEQDTWSRARGPLAAEAMLDQIIETAQK; translated from the coding sequence ATGCAAAAACACGGAAACCTCTCCGCCAAACTTGCCGCCTTCTTCGTCGCCCTCCTGGGCGCCGTCATGCTCACGGCGTGCGCCGGGGCGGACGAAGCAGAACCGACAAGCGAACCACGAATGCGGTCAGGCACGGAAACCCCGCGCGTTGTCGCCCTCGACTGGCGCTACGAAGAAATCCTGGTAGCTATCGGCGTGGAACCGGTCGGCATCGTTGAGATCGGCCAATCGACGGAACCGGCCACTTTGGCCGGCCAGCTCACCGGAATCACCAGCGTCGGCCAGGCGAAACAGCCGAACCTGGAAGTCATCCAGTCTCTCGAACCAGATCTCATCCTGGCTAGCCCCACCCGCCACGAAGCGATCATGCCGCAGCTGTCCGAGATCGCAGAGACGAAAGCCTATTCCGATGCGACCTACATCGACGTTCTCGACTCCATGGACGAAATCGCCGCGCTCATCGGCGGCGACGCCCCCGAGAAGGCAGACGAAGTACGCACCCGCATCTTAGACAAGGTGGACCAAGCCAAAAACGCCGTCCAGCCCGGCACCCGCGCCGCTCTCGTTGGATGGTCCAATGACACGCTCTACACCTGGATTGACCAGTCCTTCTCCGGCTCGCTGCTGACCGACGCCGGCTATGACTACGGCTACACCGGCGAGCGCTCCAATATCGAATCCAAAACCGATGTCGCTGAGCTAACCGGTGACAAACTGCCCGAGATGAACCTCGACGTGGTCTTCCTCTACAACGACATTGAGGGCTTTAAATCCAGCCCCTACGCCTCCGTGGTGGACAACATCGTCGAGGTTGAACAAGACACTTGGTCGCGCGCCCGTGGACCCCTGGCAGCCGAGGCCATGCTAGACCAGATCATCGAAACCGCCCAGAAATAA
- a CDS encoding serine hydrolase domain-containing protein — protein MDLRAHLSNWPVDNVCAALVGDTEASVGDEDRVYELASVTKLLSAYAFLLAVEEGALELDSPAGPQGATVRHLLAHASGVGFDSREPQRGVGERRIYSSAGFEILGDLLEQETGMSFADYVREAVFVPLGMNSAQIYGSPGHEGKASLSDLRSFAAELVQPMLLSEQTLREAFRNQFGELRGVVPGYGMQTPCPWGLGFEIKGEKSPHWTGDNMPAQTVGHFGMAGTYLWVVPGRQAMVVLSDRQFGDWAKPLWQETNTAIYGELQHKN, from the coding sequence ATGGATTTGCGTGCGCATTTGAGCAATTGGCCGGTAGACAATGTCTGCGCCGCACTCGTCGGCGACACTGAGGCGAGCGTGGGCGATGAGGACCGGGTCTACGAGTTGGCGAGTGTCACCAAGCTGCTCAGTGCTTATGCCTTTTTGCTTGCGGTGGAAGAAGGAGCACTGGAGCTTGACTCCCCAGCCGGGCCGCAGGGCGCCACGGTACGCCACTTGTTGGCGCATGCCAGCGGTGTCGGCTTCGACTCGCGTGAGCCGCAGCGCGGCGTGGGGGAAAGACGCATTTACTCCTCGGCAGGTTTCGAGATCTTGGGCGATCTGCTGGAGCAGGAGACGGGGATGAGCTTTGCCGATTACGTCCGGGAGGCAGTTTTTGTTCCGCTCGGGATGAACTCGGCGCAGATTTATGGTTCGCCGGGGCACGAGGGGAAAGCGTCGTTAAGCGATCTGCGATCTTTTGCCGCCGAGCTTGTGCAACCGATGCTGCTTAGCGAGCAGACCCTACGGGAAGCCTTCCGCAATCAATTTGGTGAGCTGCGCGGCGTTGTTCCCGGCTACGGCATGCAAACGCCCTGCCCGTGGGGTCTTGGTTTTGAAATCAAGGGGGAGAAATCGCCGCATTGGACTGGCGATAATATGCCGGCGCAAACCGTCGGGCATTTCGGCATGGCGGGGACTTACCTGTGGGTCGTCCCGGGCCGGCAGGCGATGGTGGTTTTGAGCGACCGGCAGTTCGGCGACTGGGCTAAGCCTTTATGGCAGGAAACGAACACTGCGATCTACGGCGAACTCCAGCACAAAAATTAA
- a CDS encoding DUF4230 domain-containing protein, giving the protein MPFTGKNFLITYKGRVTAGIKNAELIDVTVDDLERTITIAAPEVGVIDTTIDPGSIAVMDQSLNPLNQLRFEDVSGFLAAEEEVAQQEAVDNGLLDRASVRTEELLRNHGEALTQSTAMSDYTVVVQWK; this is encoded by the coding sequence TTGCCGTTTACCGGCAAGAACTTCTTGATTACGTATAAAGGGCGCGTGACCGCGGGCATCAAAAATGCCGAGCTTATCGACGTCACCGTCGACGACCTGGAGCGCACTATTACTATTGCAGCTCCTGAGGTTGGGGTCATTGACACGACCATCGACCCGGGTTCGATTGCTGTGATGGATCAGTCGCTCAACCCGCTTAACCAGTTGAGGTTTGAGGATGTTTCTGGTTTCCTCGCCGCTGAGGAGGAGGTGGCGCAACAGGAAGCCGTCGACAATGGCCTCCTTGACCGTGCTTCGGTTCGTACTGAGGAGCTTTTGCGCAATCACGGGGAAGCGTTGACTCAAAGCACCGCGATGAGTGACTACACCGTCGTTGTGCAGTGGAAGTAG
- a CDS encoding IS256 family transposase: protein MTTVTTKKNHDQDKVNEISEKLMENPELAKLIGELSTSTGDASDLVKGLLQASINAGLQAEMDAHLGYRHSDRKMKAQVEPTQGGNHRNGSYTKTVNSGYGTLEVTVPRDRCGTFTPQMVPNSARRLTELDDMIISLYAGGMTVRDIQHHLGSTLGVDMSPDTISTITDAVLDEVMIWQNRQLDEFYPVIFLDALRVKIRDGHRVVNKACYMAVGIDIDGIKRILGLWIADNEGAALWASVCADLANRGVQDVFIVCCDGLKGLAEAVEATWPNSMVQTCIVHLIRAANRWVSYQDRKAVSSALRAIYTAANEDTARASLDAFETSELGQKYPQSVKVWRDAWERFVPFLQFPPAARKVLYTTNSIESLNAELRKATRNRGQFPNDTAAVKTLWLMICNIEDKRAAKRSKQAKRAVECNGYVEGAKANGWKQAINQLAVAYPNRFAEYL from the coding sequence ATGACAACGGTGACAACGAAGAAAAACCATGACCAGGACAAGGTCAACGAGATCAGCGAGAAGCTGATGGAAAATCCTGAGCTCGCCAAGCTGATTGGCGAGTTGTCGACGTCCACCGGTGACGCCAGTGACCTGGTCAAAGGTCTGTTGCAGGCGTCGATTAACGCTGGTCTGCAGGCGGAAATGGATGCCCATTTGGGCTACCGTCATTCCGACCGGAAGATGAAGGCCCAGGTTGAACCAACACAGGGTGGTAACCACCGCAACGGGTCGTACACCAAGACGGTTAACTCTGGTTACGGCACGTTGGAAGTGACTGTACCCAGGGATCGTTGCGGCACGTTTACGCCCCAGATGGTGCCCAATAGCGCACGCCGGCTGACAGAGCTCGATGACATGATCATCTCGCTGTACGCCGGTGGGATGACAGTGCGTGATATTCAGCACCATCTTGGGTCCACCCTGGGGGTGGATATGAGCCCGGATACGATCAGCACCATTACCGATGCAGTCTTAGACGAGGTCATGATCTGGCAGAACCGTCAGCTCGACGAGTTTTACCCAGTAATCTTCCTTGATGCGCTACGCGTGAAGATCCGCGATGGCCACCGTGTAGTCAACAAGGCGTGCTACATGGCGGTGGGCATCGACATCGACGGTATCAAGCGCATCCTGGGCTTGTGGATTGCTGATAATGAAGGCGCCGCCTTGTGGGCATCGGTGTGCGCAGATCTGGCCAACCGTGGCGTCCAGGATGTCTTCATCGTCTGCTGTGATGGGCTTAAAGGCTTAGCGGAAGCCGTGGAGGCGACCTGGCCGAATTCGATGGTGCAGACCTGCATCGTGCACCTGATCCGGGCGGCGAACCGGTGGGTGTCCTATCAGGACCGAAAAGCTGTCTCCAGCGCGTTACGTGCGATCTACACGGCCGCAAACGAAGATACCGCCCGTGCCAGCTTAGATGCGTTCGAAACCTCTGAGCTTGGCCAGAAATACCCGCAGTCGGTGAAGGTGTGGCGTGATGCGTGGGAACGGTTCGTGCCGTTTTTGCAGTTCCCGCCAGCAGCGCGCAAGGTGTTGTACACCACGAATTCGATCGAGTCACTTAACGCTGAGCTGCGCAAAGCTACCCGGAATCGGGGCCAGTTCCCGAACGATACAGCGGCTGTGAAGACGCTTTGGCTGATGATTTGCAACATCGAAGACAAACGCGCTGCCAAACGCTCGAAGCAAGCCAAGCGCGCCGTTGAGTGCAACGGGTATGTTGAAGGAGCAAAGGCCAATGGCTGGAAGCAAGCCATCAACCAACTAGCTGTGGCATACCCCAACCGATTCGCGGAGTACTTGTAA
- a CDS encoding AbgT family transporter has translation MSGSTQTAPTHPEKKPPQETAGFLGVVEKLGNKLPDPFWLFIILSGLVVITSRIGSAAGMQAEDPGTGELIKVESLATEENIKRMVAEAVNNFITFPPLGVILAVMLGVAVAEQTGLLSALVRAMVARVSPVLLTFMVALAGVTGSVASDAIYVIIIPLGAMAFYAVGRSPIVGAMVAFAASSAGFNASLILNITDLLLAGISTSAAEIVDPDYQVSPVANIFFVIPSAIVLALIITAVTELFVDKKARQLIDHDDLEEDELTFDNATEGDRPADATDDDLSLSPTESKALALSGVVLLVFLAAFFLLLFVPGSPLANPDEGFMKSPLITAIAVPISLCFFLCGLTYGLTAHTITSSADIPDMMAKGLKTLLPMLVLFFAVSQFLAWFKWSNLGAWTAIRGAELLQRWDLPVILLFAGFVLMVALINLLLTSGSAQWALMAPVVVPMMMYVGVSPEVTQMLFRIGDSPTNIITPMSPYFALALTFLQRYYKKAGVGTLMSLALPYSIAMVVGWFIFFIIWYFLGIPLGPGSPMTYEG, from the coding sequence ATGTCAGGTTCCACGCAAACAGCCCCAACCCACCCCGAGAAGAAACCACCACAAGAAACAGCTGGCTTCCTCGGCGTCGTAGAAAAGCTAGGCAACAAACTTCCCGACCCCTTCTGGCTGTTTATCATCCTCTCCGGCCTCGTCGTCATCACCTCCCGGATCGGCTCCGCAGCCGGAATGCAAGCCGAAGACCCCGGCACCGGCGAACTAATCAAAGTTGAATCACTCGCCACCGAAGAAAACATCAAACGGATGGTCGCCGAAGCCGTCAACAACTTCATCACCTTCCCGCCCCTAGGCGTAATCCTCGCAGTGATGCTGGGTGTGGCCGTCGCCGAACAAACCGGGCTGCTCTCCGCCCTAGTGCGCGCCATGGTCGCCCGAGTCAGCCCCGTACTACTCACCTTCATGGTCGCGCTCGCCGGCGTCACCGGCTCAGTCGCATCCGACGCCATCTACGTCATCATCATCCCGCTCGGTGCCATGGCCTTCTACGCAGTAGGCCGCTCCCCCATCGTCGGCGCCATGGTCGCCTTCGCCGCATCCTCCGCAGGCTTCAACGCCTCACTGATCCTCAACATCACCGACCTTCTACTCGCCGGCATCTCAACCTCAGCAGCCGAAATCGTCGACCCCGACTATCAAGTCTCACCCGTAGCAAACATCTTCTTCGTCATCCCCTCAGCTATCGTCCTAGCCCTCATCATCACCGCAGTAACCGAACTATTCGTCGACAAGAAAGCACGCCAGCTTATCGACCACGACGACCTCGAAGAAGACGAACTGACCTTCGACAACGCCACCGAAGGCGACAGACCAGCCGACGCAACCGACGACGATTTGTCGCTGTCGCCCACCGAGTCCAAAGCACTCGCCTTATCCGGTGTGGTGCTGCTAGTCTTCCTGGCCGCATTCTTCCTCCTGCTGTTCGTGCCGGGCTCACCCCTAGCCAACCCAGACGAAGGCTTCATGAAATCCCCGCTGATCACAGCCATCGCAGTACCAATCTCACTGTGCTTCTTCCTCTGCGGCCTCACCTACGGACTAACCGCACACACCATCACCTCCAGCGCCGACATCCCCGACATGATGGCCAAAGGACTAAAGACCCTGCTCCCAATGCTGGTGCTATTCTTCGCCGTCTCCCAATTCCTCGCCTGGTTCAAATGGTCAAACCTCGGGGCATGGACCGCAATCCGCGGCGCCGAACTACTCCAGCGCTGGGACCTCCCAGTCATACTGCTCTTCGCCGGATTCGTCCTCATGGTCGCACTGATCAACCTGCTACTGACCTCCGGCTCCGCCCAATGGGCACTCATGGCACCCGTAGTCGTGCCGATGATGATGTACGTCGGCGTCTCCCCCGAAGTCACACAAATGCTATTCCGCATCGGCGACTCACCCACCAACATCATCACCCCGATGTCACCCTACTTCGCCCTCGCCCTGACCTTCCTCCAGCGCTACTACAAAAAAGCCGGCGTGGGCACCCTCATGTCCCTCGCCCTGCCCTACTCCATCGCCATGGTCGTCGGCTGGTTCATCTTCTTCATCATCTGGTACTTCCTAGGCATCCCACTTGGCCCAGGCTCACCAATGACCTACGAAGGCTAA